A genomic region of Metopolophium dirhodum isolate CAU chromosome 1, ASM1992520v1, whole genome shotgun sequence contains the following coding sequences:
- the LOC132936435 gene encoding sorting nexin lst-4 encodes MKVLVLYDFVGEPGSSELSVTAGETLLVTRQDVGEGWWEGTSASGRTGLFPAAYVEEIKTIADDRTDESKPPPALPPPPLPPSTDPWGVDDQQNEFYSQVPGSQNQQQNAYPHQQSPDDYYDDEWDDDSEYGGGSTVASSAAIPPTIQFPAIGTKSTSIRKTTGKTAATTGGSSSRFSKLVGGGDASYIMGAIQPPIHLPDTENITIVVRGGTGGGPMAVDVEWCRDPDDEPQGYQCVVASPKKESKLKGLKSFIAYQITPTFNNIQVSRRYKHFDWLHERLLEKYCCLVPIPPLPDKQISGRYEEQFIERRKQQLQAFVDAVCRHPVLSRGWVWRQHFITCTDEKRWKTGKRKAESRNTSAETLTGANVFFVIRVVSADGSSDPPPPINPAILDREVDGFQRFVAGLEGALKNMAQTVAEQSKRMQTCYKRDAQRLGQSFYMLGHAYSGASSSSIGDTSGNGNVISLTTRQLMTALKKTGDVYNEMGGRLMDELPAVGWDSFADMLHVYRGVAGAFPDILAVHKSAVQKRKECERQYSEGLPIGSSGGDGAGGSSGGASSSGSGGGGAVAVTDPEQQRRLLREMQRRTDLVSYALLAEINQFHRDHVLGQMAGHVRQLLRNQIEYYRKIADNLENVLHMYPDNGDEDSIGVGVDHHYEQQHYNQGILDDNASYQHQYYSNQ; translated from the exons ATGAAG GTTTTAGTATTGTATGATTTTGTGGGTGAACCCGGCTCATCAGAACTATCAGTGACTGCTGGTGAGACACTGTTGGTAACACGACAGGATGTCGGTGAGGGCTGGTGGGAAGGAACAAGTGCATCTGGCCGCACAGGCTTGTTTCCAGCGGCATATGTTGAG GAAATTAAAACCATAGCAGATGACAGAACAGATGAAAGTAAACCACCACCAGCTTTACCGCCACCTCCGTTACCACCATCAACAGATCCATGGGGAGTTGATGATCAACAAAATGAGTTTTATTCACAAGTACCCGGCAGTCAAAATCAGCAACAAAATGCATATCCACATCAACAG TCACCTGATGATTATTATGACGATGAATGGGACGATGATTCTGAATATGGTGGTGGCAGTACTGTGGCTTCATCTGCTGCTATACCTCCAACTATTCAGTTTCCAGCTATAGGCACAAAGTCGACATCGATTAGAAAAACAACAG GCAAGACAGCTGCAACAACTGGTGGTAGCAGTTCTCGGTTTTCTAAGTTGGTAGGTGGTGGTGATGCATCATATATAATGGGTGCCATCCAGCCGCCCATCCACTTACCCGATACGGAAAACATTACAATTGTTGTGCGTGGTGGTACTGGTGGTGGCCCTATGGCAGTGGATGTTGAATGGTGCCGAGACCCTGACGATGAACCGCAGGGATACCAGTGTGTGGTGGCATCTCCAAAGAAAGAATCGAAACTCAAAGGCCTGAAATCGTTTATTGCATACCAAATAACTCCAACG TTTAACAATATTCAAGTATCCAGGAGGTACAAACACTTTGACTGGTTACATGAACGGCTGTTGGAAAAATACTGCTGTCTAGTGCCTATACCACCATTACCAGATAAACAAATTTCAG GTCGATACGAAGAACAATTCATTGAACGTCGTAAACAGCAATTACAGGCATTTGTAGACGCAGTGTGCCGACATCCCGTGCTATCACGAGGTTGGGTATGGCGGCAGCACTTTATCACATGTACGGACGAGAAGCGCTGGAAGACTGGGAAGCGGAAGGCTGAATCACGAAACACAAGCGCTGAGACGCTCACTGGGgccaatgtattttttgtaattagaGTAGTGTCTGCAGATGGTAGTAGTGATCCCCCTCCACCTATCAACCCAGCTATATT agaTCGTGAAGTGGATGGATTTCAAAGATTTGTGGCCGGACTAGAGGGGGCGTTAAAAAATATGGCACAAACTGTTGCAGAACAATCAAAACGTATGCAAACATGTTATAAACGTGATGCTCAAAGGTTAGGCCAGTCGTTTTATATGCTAGGTCATGCATATAGTG gAGCGTCATCTTCATCAATTGGAGATACTAGTGGTAATGGAAATGTGATAAGTCTAACTACCCGACAGTTGATGACGGCACTGAAGAAAACCGGTGATGTGTACAATGAAATGGGTGGACGGCTGATGGACGAGCTACCTGCTGTAGGATGGGACTCATTTGCTGACATGTTACATGTGTACCGTGGTGTTGCAGGCGCGTTCCCTGATATACTGGCTGTGCACAAG agTGCAGTGCAGAAACGCAAAGAATGTGAAAGACAGTACTCAGAAGGTTTACCAATCGGCAGCAGTGGTGGTGATGGAGCTGGAGGATCTAGTGGTGGAGCATCGTCGTCTGGCTCTGGCGGTGGTGGGGCTGTAGCAGTAACAGACCCAGAACAACAGCGGCGGCTGCTGCGTGAGATGCAACGTCGTACTGATTTAGTGTCGTATGCTCTGTTAGCAGAGATAAATCAATTTCATCGAGACCATGTACTTGGCCAAATGGCTGGCCATGTTCGTCAGCTTTTACGCAACCAGATAGAATATTACAGAAAA attgcTGATAACTTAGAAAACGTTTTACACATGTACCCTGATAATGGTGATGAAGACTCTATAGGAGTTGGAGTAGACCATCATTATGAGCAACAACACTACAACCAAGGAATTCTTGATGATAATGCCTCTTATCaacatcaatattattcaaatcagTAG